The region TTCTTTTTAAGCCTAATTTATATTTAAAAATACTACCATCTATAGTGAGCAAAAGCTTTATTTGCTTCCGCCATTTTGTGTACATCTTCTCTTCTTCTAACACTTGCACCTGTTCCATTAGAAGCATCTAAGATTTCTTTAGCTAGTCTTTCAATCATAGTTTTTTCTCCTCTGTTTCTAGAGAAAGTGACTAGCCATCTAAGTCCTAGAGTTTCTCTTCTTTCTGGTCTTACTTCCATAGGTACTTGATATGTTGCTCCACCTATTCTTCTAGCTTTGACTTCTAGAACAGGCATTATATTATTCATTGCTCTGTGAAAAACTTCTAATGGATCTTCTTTAGTAGTTTCACCAACATAATCTAAGGCACCATAAACAATTTTTTGAGCTAAGCCTTTTTTCCCATCAAGCATAACATTGTTTATTAATTTTGTTATCACTTTATCATCATATATCGGGTCTGGCATAACTTCCCTCTTTGGTACATGTCCTTTTCTTGGCACTTTACTTCCCTCCTTAACCATATATAGTATATTCATTGGTACTCGGTAGTTAGCTACCGTTTTGCGCCAAATGCATCTATATTAAACAGAATATTTTCTGCATTCATGGCTTAATTATTAATTTTTTGGTCTTTTTGCACCATATTTGGATCTAGCTTGCATTCTACCTTCTACTCCAGCAGTATCTAAGCTACCTCTTACAATATGATACCTAACACCTGGTAGGTCCTTTACTCTTCCACCTCTAACTAAAACAACACTGTGCTCCTGTAAATTATGTCCTATTCCTGGTATATAAGCATTCACTTCCACACCATTTGTTAGTCTTACTCTAGCAACCTTTCTCAAAGCAGAGTTTGGTTTCTTAGGGGTTACAGTTCTTACAGCAACACATACACCTCTTCTTTGCGGAGAGTTAACATTTGTTTCCCTTTTCTTTAAAGTATTATAATTTACTCCTAAAGCAGGGGTGTTTGATTTCTCAGTAATTTTCTTCCTACCTTTTCTAATTAATTGATTAATTGTTGGCATTTAATGCACCTCCTTGTGCTTTCATTTTAATAATACAGCTACTGCTGCATTAATATCAATTTTACAAACTTCTCCAAGCTTTTTCATATTTTCAACATATATAATCGGTATCTGCCCTTCATTACAAGATTTGATAATATTCCCGACAACTTTTTCTTCTGCATCTTCTGCTATATATACGGTTTTAGCTTTCCCTGTATCCAAGGCCCTCTTTACCTCTTTGGCACCTACTGACTTCTTATCTGTATTCAGATTTTCAGTCATAAACTTGCCTCCTTTTAAACATTTTAAAGATTATGTGGAAACTTCCACATAATCTTCATGTTATCCAGAGTTGTTCTAAGTTTACACACTTTACTATTCTAACATCAGATATTTTCTATGTCAACAGTATTCTCTCCTAAAAGCTCCAGATTTTCCTCTACAACCATATCCACATCTCTATATCGTTTCATTCCAGTACCAGCTGGTATCAATTTACCTATTATGATATTTTCTTTTAATCCTAATAGATGATCTTCTTTTCCTTTTATAGCAGACTCTGTTAATACTCTAGTAGTCTCTTGGAAAGAAGCTGCTGACAGGAATGAATCAGTAGCTAAGGATGCTTTAGTTATACCAAGTAAAGCTCTACTACCAATTGCTGGTTCTTGGTCTTCAGCCATAGCAACCTCATTTTTTTCTTCAAATTCGTATATATTAACTAAGCTACCTGGCAACATATCTGTATCTCCAGCATCTTCAATCTTTATTTTAGATAGCATTTGTCTAACTATTATTTCTATATGTTTATCATTTATATCTACACCTTGTAACCTATAAACCCTCTGAACTTCTTTTACAATATAGTTTTGAACTCCTTGTATTCCTCTAATTTTCAGGATATCATGAGGATTTACAGATCCCTCAGTTAACTCGTCTCCAGCCTCAATAATATCTCCAGATTTAACCTTCAATCTTGCCCCATACACTATATTGTAATTAACTTTTTCACCATCGGAACCAGTTACGATAATTTCTCGTTTGTTCTTTGTTTCATTGAAGCTAACTTCCCCTGCTATTTCAGAGATTACAGCTAAACCTTTTGGTTTTCTAGCTTCAAATAACTCTTCTACCCTAGGCAAACCTTGAGTAATATCTGCCGCTGCAGCTACACCACCTGTATGAAAAGTTCTCATAGTAAGCTGAGTTCCTGGCTCTCCTAT is a window of Tissierellales bacterium DNA encoding:
- the rpsL gene encoding 30S ribosomal protein S12 produces the protein MPTINQLIRKGRKKITEKSNTPALGVNYNTLKKRETNVNSPQRRGVCVAVRTVTPKKPNSALRKVARVRLTNGVEVNAYIPGIGHNLQEHSVVLVRGGRVKDLPGVRYHIVRGSLDTAGVEGRMQARSKYGAKRPKN
- a CDS encoding ribosomal L7Ae/L30e/S12e/Gadd45 family protein; the protein is MTENLNTDKKSVGAKEVKRALDTGKAKTVYIAEDAEEKVVGNIIKSCNEGQIPIIYVENMKKLGEVCKIDINAAVAVLLK
- a CDS encoding DNA-directed RNA polymerase subunit beta' — translated: YLNVKAFKDGNEVIEDLKDRLNGRIAVEDIINPNTEEIIVEKDKMITPDEAELIEKVGIEEVKIRTVLNCQSRFGVCAKCYGKNLATGDHVGIGESVGIIAAQSIGEPGTQLTMRTFHTGGVAAAADITQGLPRVEELFEARKPKGLAVISEIAGEVSFNETKNKREIIVTGSDGEKVNYNIVYGARLKVKSGDIIEAGDELTEGSVNPHDILKIRGIQGVQNYIVKEVQRVYRLQGVDINDKHIEIIVRQMLSKIKIEDAGDTDMLPGSLVNIYEFEEKNEVAMAEDQEPAIGSRALLGITKASLATDSFLSAASFQETTRVLTESAIKGKEDHLLGLKENIIIGKLIPAGTGMKRYRDVDMVVEENLELLGENTVDIENI
- the rpsG gene encoding 30S ribosomal protein S7 produces the protein MPRKGHVPKREVMPDPIYDDKVITKLINNVMLDGKKGLAQKIVYGALDYVGETTKEDPLEVFHRAMNNIMPVLEVKARRIGGATYQVPMEVRPERRETLGLRWLVTFSRNRGEKTMIERLAKEILDASNGTGASVRRREDVHKMAEANKAFAHYRW